A window of Candidatus Vicinibacter proximus contains these coding sequences:
- a CDS encoding tetratricopeptide repeat protein: MKHKLLFLLVFGLNALVAQKTNPRVIKQVDSLLQASGFYLDLPDPDRAFEVLKQAEIIARKKIGMETPAYGSCAHNFGVVYHYKGDYANSEKWYLKAKAIHEKVFGKENDHYIESVFDLANLYKLKGENQKAEVLFREITNINKQRLKKAQGYLSESELNSFLNRLLPIEHQILSFMQSEGAKDLTASLYDNSLFIKASYFRRPIESRGWFGLIPGQPKPTIFSRKKMSNWPIYTAHHVHNGTPQ; encoded by the coding sequence ATGAAACACAAGCTTCTTTTTTTATTGGTATTTGGATTAAATGCACTGGTCGCCCAAAAAACTAATCCCCGCGTAATTAAACAAGTGGACAGCCTCCTTCAGGCTTCCGGTTTCTATCTGGATCTTCCGGATCCTGATCGGGCTTTTGAAGTGCTCAAGCAGGCAGAAATAATCGCCCGTAAAAAAATAGGTATGGAGACACCCGCTTATGGTTCATGCGCCCACAATTTTGGAGTGGTGTATCATTACAAGGGTGATTATGCCAACTCAGAAAAATGGTACTTAAAAGCAAAAGCCATTCATGAAAAAGTCTTTGGCAAGGAGAATGACCATTACATCGAAAGTGTTTTTGACCTGGCTAATCTATACAAACTGAAGGGCGAAAACCAGAAAGCTGAAGTGCTCTTCAGAGAAATTACCAACATCAACAAGCAAAGGTTGAAGAAAGCCCAAGGCTATTTGTCCGAATCCGAATTAAACAGTTTTCTGAACCGTTTGCTCCCAATAGAACACCAGATCCTTTCTTTCATGCAGTCAGAAGGCGCAAAGGATTTGACAGCCTCACTTTATGACAACAGCCTTTTTATAAAGGCTTCTTACTTCAGGCGGCCAATCGAATCCAGAGGTTGGTTCGGGCTAATCCCGGGGCAACCAAAACCTACAATCTTCTCAAGAAAAAAAATGAGCAACTGGCCAATCTATACAGCACACCATGTTCACAACGGGACACCGCAATGA
- a CDS encoding CHAT domain-containing protein, with product MSLWQVPDKQTSLLMTTFYKKWLEEKMTIPKAFHAAQKELREIGLDPYQWAGFVLVE from the coding sequence ATGTCATTGTGGCAAGTACCCGATAAACAAACATCACTATTGATGACTACTTTTTACAAGAAATGGTTGGAAGAAAAAATGACCATTCCGAAAGCCTTTCATGCAGCACAAAAAGAATTGCGTGAGATAGGTTTGGATCCTTATCAGTGGGCGGGGTTTGTATTGGTGGAGTAA
- a CDS encoding CHAT domain-containing protein — MYKIVFGLVLFTNLLFSQTAIDSIELKSLDSLLNVSKNLRSKGDLTQSLEITLKVEKIALEKYGRVSAIYANTCINRGKWCIAKSEHQEAEKWYFEAIDIFKTIYGEEDNQYGKALTNLGVLYFLMGKFDKCEPIYLQVRQIQLKAVGVNHMDYGVSLNNLALLYKEMGRIDKAEPYFLESYQVFKRALGVKHPQYASSITNLGVFYYDMGNIQKAESYYLEAKEVRENALGKMHPDYGESLINLGSLYMELGNYTKSEAYYLESVKIFEQVVGKNHPQYAQSLYNLAYLYNRMKRAKDALALLLEAKLIITNVLNPNHPVYVTCISLLANSYKLLEQFDFAEKYFLEAKEKQEKITGINSLGFTQSIIGLAKFYMDTNRDTIALGLLKQAHEILNQFFGHEQTEYALCVHYLAITYEKLNNPNLANTFFEEHLKLNQIKLRESIQYLSSFELNKYSELFSGYIGTLFSVNYRRYQVQNISKNLNSASLNSILFHKGFVLTAANRLNSMSDQSLETKELFASIQSYKRRLNKEYLRKRTEININLVSELEEKSNSLEKKMALILSDYKDASQQLSWENLREKLNRDEALIEFVSFKLDFPVKTDSIMYVALLLRPQDTIPVMVPLFEEKQLTMAFFETGRNAPTLLYASRGANPVKTFNYSSIYNLLWKPLEPYLVISAKVYMAATGVLHKLNLNAIEMPNGEILSDRYKLVQLGSTRQIYSNIIDKKYIKNAVLIGGVDYNFADTALVSTLNIKSDSGKIKSAVQTNSIIPAWSYLPGTENEVKEIAHLFQKHKLPVSVFQGTSATEQDIKQVGTINTSPSILHISTHGFFFPDMQFSNYDSTELNSYVSTFKYSKEPMLRSGLILAGANHSWLGESDSENTEDGILTAYEISQMNLSDTELVVLSACETGLGDIQGNEGVYGLQRAFKIAGAKYLIMSLWQVPDKQTSLLMTTFYKKWLVEKMTIPDAFHAAQKELRDNGLDPYNWAGFVLVE; from the coding sequence ATGTATAAAATAGTATTTGGCTTAGTTCTATTTACCAATTTATTATTTTCCCAAACTGCTATAGATTCAATTGAATTAAAAAGTCTGGATAGTTTATTAAATGTTTCAAAGAATCTACGATCAAAAGGTGATTTAACACAATCATTGGAAATAACATTAAAAGTTGAGAAAATAGCTTTAGAGAAGTATGGCAGAGTTTCTGCAATTTATGCAAACACTTGTATTAATCGTGGTAAATGGTGTATTGCGAAAAGTGAACATCAGGAAGCAGAGAAATGGTATTTTGAGGCTATTGATATTTTTAAAACAATTTATGGAGAAGAGGATAATCAGTATGGAAAAGCCCTAACTAACTTAGGAGTTCTTTATTTTTTAATGGGTAAATTTGATAAATGTGAACCAATCTATTTACAGGTTCGGCAAATTCAACTTAAGGCAGTAGGAGTTAATCATATGGACTATGGAGTAAGTCTGAATAACTTGGCGTTGTTGTATAAAGAAATGGGACGAATTGATAAAGCCGAACCTTATTTCCTTGAATCATATCAGGTTTTCAAAAGAGCATTGGGTGTGAAGCATCCACAATACGCCAGTAGCATTACAAATTTGGGCGTTTTCTATTATGATATGGGAAATATTCAAAAGGCAGAATCATATTATCTGGAAGCGAAGGAGGTTCGTGAAAATGCATTAGGGAAAATGCACCCCGATTATGGTGAAAGTTTGATTAATTTGGGAAGCTTGTATATGGAATTAGGTAATTATACTAAATCCGAAGCTTACTATCTTGAATCTGTAAAAATATTTGAACAGGTTGTAGGGAAGAATCATCCTCAATATGCTCAAAGTTTATACAATTTAGCTTACCTATATAATAGAATGAAAAGAGCTAAAGATGCTTTGGCTCTGTTATTGGAAGCAAAATTAATCATTACAAATGTACTTAATCCTAACCATCCTGTCTATGTTACATGTATTTCCTTGCTTGCTAATTCTTATAAATTATTGGAACAATTTGATTTTGCTGAAAAGTATTTTTTAGAAGCAAAGGAGAAACAGGAAAAAATTACAGGAATTAATAGCTTGGGATTTACACAGAGCATTATAGGCCTTGCAAAGTTTTACATGGATACAAATCGGGACACGATTGCACTTGGCCTATTGAAACAGGCACATGAAATTTTAAATCAATTTTTTGGTCACGAGCAAACAGAGTATGCTTTATGTGTTCATTATCTCGCAATTACTTATGAAAAATTAAATAACCCTAATTTGGCAAATACTTTTTTTGAAGAGCACTTGAAATTGAATCAAATCAAGCTTCGAGAATCCATTCAATATTTGTCCTCTTTTGAACTAAATAAGTATTCAGAACTATTTAGTGGTTATATCGGCACTTTATTTTCTGTAAATTATCGAAGGTATCAAGTTCAGAATATTTCAAAAAATCTCAATAGTGCCAGTCTTAATTCCATTTTGTTTCACAAGGGATTTGTATTAACGGCTGCAAATCGATTAAATTCAATGTCGGATCAGTCTCTCGAAACAAAGGAGCTGTTTGCTTCTATCCAGTCTTATAAACGGAGATTGAATAAGGAATATTTAAGAAAACGCACAGAAATAAACATAAATTTAGTAAGTGAATTAGAGGAAAAATCTAATAGCTTAGAAAAAAAAATGGCATTAATTTTATCTGATTATAAGGATGCTAGTCAACAGTTAAGTTGGGAAAATTTAAGAGAGAAGTTAAATAGAGATGAAGCACTTATTGAGTTTGTAAGTTTTAAATTGGATTTTCCAGTAAAAACAGATAGCATCATGTATGTGGCTTTGTTGTTGAGACCTCAGGATACGATACCTGTAATGGTACCATTATTTGAAGAAAAGCAATTAACAATGGCATTCTTTGAAACTGGTAGAAATGCTCCAACTTTATTATATGCTAGCAGAGGAGCAAATCCAGTTAAAACATTTAATTATTCAAGTATTTATAATTTGTTATGGAAACCTTTAGAACCATATCTTGTGATTAGTGCAAAGGTTTACATGGCAGCTACAGGAGTATTGCATAAATTGAATTTGAATGCAATAGAAATGCCCAATGGTGAAATTCTCTCAGATAGGTATAAGCTGGTGCAATTGGGTAGTACCAGACAAATTTATTCAAATATTATTGATAAAAAATATATTAAAAATGCAGTTTTAATTGGAGGAGTTGACTACAATTTTGCTGATACAGCATTAGTTTCAACGTTAAACATTAAATCAGATTCAGGTAAGATTAAAAGTGCGGTTCAAACTAATAGTATTATACCTGCATGGAGTTATTTACCTGGTACAGAAAATGAAGTGAAGGAAATAGCACATTTATTTCAAAAACACAAGCTTCCAGTTTCAGTATTTCAGGGTACAAGTGCAACTGAGCAAGATATCAAACAAGTTGGGACGATTAATACATCTCCATCAATTTTACACATTTCAACACACGGTTTCTTTTTTCCGGATATGCAATTTAGTAATTATGATAGTACTGAATTAAATAGCTATGTTTCAACATTTAAGTATAGTAAAGAACCCATGCTTCGATCCGGTTTAATTCTGGCAGGAGCCAATCATTCTTGGTTGGGAGAATCTGATTCGGAAAATACAGAGGATGGAATTTTAACCGCCTATGAAATATCTCAAATGAATTTATCGGATACAGAGTTAGTAGTATTGTCTGCTTGTGAAACTGGCCTGGGAGATATTCAAGGCAATGAAGGTGTATATGGATTGCAACGAGCCTTTAAAATCGCCGGTGCAAAATATTTGATCATGTCACTGTGGCAAGTACCCGATAAACAAACATCACTCTTGATGACCACTTTTTACAAAAAATGGTTAGTAGAAAAGATGACTATTCCGGATGCATTTCATGCGGCACAAAAAGAATTACGTGACAATGGTTTGGATCCTTACAATTGGGCGGGGTTTGTGTTGGTGGAGTAA
- a CDS encoding CHAT domain-containing protein, which produces MDYVKSIGNLGAAYWALKQYNNAEKFYLESKEILNKVKINRKLDYEWVIWFLNNFGRFYWDMGMYEKSEPLYLEAMSIRKSILGTDHPDYAASLNGLGNLYFATGLVEKAEPFYLEAKSIRERILGKEHPDYFWSLNNLGSVYWHKGQYEKAEKLYLEAFSMCEKTFGNEHPNYATCLNNLSNLYEDLGQFRKAEHFYIKAKLLREKNLGKNHPDYAGTLINLGALYHDLGQYKDAELNLLEAKEIFELEIKNCNHPFYFNCLSNLANVYVSNCQYEKAESLYMQVISIQESLMGKEHPDYALGLYNLSNLYQQIGKYETAKNLSIEANEILSRTVDNKHPYYETGLSNLAHLFSLNGDFIKAEQYYRERAQLNQLQFERGQYYLSELELGNYMNHFLQTQAELLSFTQIYDSKLGSADSYDNSLFYKGFILQTSRFLNRASMSDSTTSEELQLLKSIERKLSVQYSKPISDRDSAEVADLESKANVLEKELIRKVFGLNKKTHHVKWQEIQNKLKPTNAALEFVHFRYYDKRVTDSTMYAALLILPGIDQPKFIPLFEEKSLDSLLNSKSERKADFVNGLYTLADRGAMALEMPKKSLHEILWKPLEKELKGIKIIYFAPSGLLHRINLDAIPVSEAETLADKYQLIELNSTRQLVIPDQIKIASNDAVLYGGIQYEQDSSYNTREPLLATRTGGEFLFSYVDSTLRGGSWNYLAGTEREVNAIEKIMQTNAIQIKLKKGYDATEESFKNIGTTHNPSPRILHIATHGYFFADPKSTNVTSSNTEPVFKISDHPMLRSGLIMAGGNVAWQGKQTLEGREDGILTAYEISQMNLSNTELVVLSACETGLGDIQGNEGVYGLQRAFKIAGAKYLIMSLWQVPDKQTSLLMTTFYKKWLQEKMSIPDAFHAAQKELRDIGLDPYQWAGFVLVE; this is translated from the coding sequence ATGGATTACGTTAAAAGCATAGGCAATTTAGGTGCTGCCTATTGGGCATTGAAACAATACAATAATGCCGAAAAGTTTTATCTCGAATCTAAAGAAATACTGAATAAAGTAAAAATCAACAGAAAACTTGATTATGAATGGGTAATTTGGTTTCTGAATAATTTCGGGAGGTTTTATTGGGATATGGGCATGTATGAGAAATCCGAACCACTTTATTTAGAGGCAATGTCAATACGAAAAAGTATTTTAGGAACAGATCACCCAGATTATGCCGCAAGTCTAAATGGATTAGGGAATTTATATTTTGCGACAGGACTAGTTGAAAAAGCAGAGCCATTTTATCTTGAAGCTAAATCAATTCGCGAAAGAATATTAGGCAAAGAGCATCCTGATTATTTTTGGAGCCTAAATAATCTTGGGAGTGTATATTGGCATAAGGGACAATATGAAAAAGCCGAAAAGCTTTATCTGGAAGCCTTCTCAATGTGTGAAAAAACATTTGGAAATGAACATCCAAATTATGCTACATGTCTTAATAACCTCTCTAATCTTTACGAGGATTTAGGCCAATTTAGAAAAGCAGAACACTTTTATATAAAAGCCAAACTACTACGTGAAAAAAACTTAGGAAAAAATCATCCCGATTATGCAGGAACACTAATTAATCTTGGAGCACTTTATCACGATTTGGGACAATACAAGGACGCAGAATTAAATTTATTAGAAGCGAAAGAAATTTTTGAATTAGAAATAAAAAATTGTAATCACCCTTTTTATTTTAATTGTTTGTCAAACTTAGCAAATGTATATGTGTCGAATTGCCAATACGAAAAGGCAGAATCGCTTTATATGCAGGTTATTTCAATCCAAGAAAGTTTAATGGGTAAAGAACATCCGGACTATGCATTGGGGCTTTACAATTTATCTAATTTGTATCAGCAAATTGGTAAATATGAAACAGCAAAAAATTTATCGATTGAGGCAAATGAAATCTTAAGTAGAACCGTCGATAATAAACATCCATATTACGAAACTGGACTAAGTAACTTGGCACATCTTTTTAGCCTAAATGGAGATTTTATAAAAGCTGAACAATATTACAGAGAGCGAGCTCAATTAAATCAATTGCAATTTGAAAGAGGACAGTATTACCTTTCAGAGCTTGAACTAGGCAACTACATGAATCATTTTTTACAAACTCAAGCAGAGCTACTTTCATTTACGCAAATTTATGACAGCAAATTAGGTTCAGCCGACAGTTATGATAATTCACTCTTTTATAAGGGCTTTATCCTTCAAACCAGCAGATTCCTTAACCGTGCAAGTATGAGTGACTCAACGACTAGTGAGGAACTCCAACTCTTAAAATCAATTGAAAGGAAACTTTCGGTACAATATTCCAAACCCATTTCAGATAGAGATAGTGCTGAAGTAGCTGATCTTGAAAGCAAGGCAAATGTTCTTGAAAAAGAACTCATCCGCAAGGTATTTGGATTAAATAAAAAAACCCATCATGTGAAGTGGCAAGAAATTCAAAATAAGCTAAAACCAACCAATGCAGCCCTGGAGTTTGTACATTTTCGATATTACGATAAGAGAGTAACAGACAGCACCATGTATGCCGCCTTACTGATCCTGCCAGGAATCGATCAGCCTAAATTTATACCTCTGTTTGAAGAAAAATCCCTGGATTCACTTTTAAATTCCAAATCAGAACGCAAGGCGGATTTTGTAAATGGATTATACACACTTGCTGATCGTGGAGCAATGGCCCTTGAGATGCCAAAGAAATCTTTGCATGAAATTCTTTGGAAGCCTCTTGAAAAAGAACTGAAGGGAATCAAAATCATTTATTTTGCGCCCAGCGGATTATTGCATCGTATTAATCTGGATGCAATACCCGTTTCAGAAGCTGAGACTTTAGCAGATAAGTATCAATTGATTGAACTGAACAGTACAAGACAGTTGGTCATTCCCGATCAAATAAAAATTGCCAGTAATGATGCTGTCTTGTATGGTGGAATCCAATACGAACAAGACAGCAGTTATAATACTAGAGAACCCTTGTTGGCTACCCGAACAGGAGGAGAATTTTTATTTAGTTATGTAGATTCAACGTTAAGAGGCGGCAGCTGGAATTACTTAGCAGGCACAGAGCGCGAAGTGAATGCCATTGAAAAAATTATGCAGACAAATGCAATACAAATCAAATTAAAAAAAGGGTACGATGCTACGGAAGAATCCTTTAAAAACATAGGAACAACTCATAATCCATCACCAAGAATTTTACACATCGCAACACATGGATATTTTTTTGCTGATCCAAAAAGTACAAATGTAACATCATCAAACACAGAACCCGTGTTTAAAATAAGTGATCATCCTATGTTGCGTTCCGGTTTAATTATGGCCGGAGGCAATGTTGCCTGGCAAGGCAAACAAACTTTGGAAGGAAGAGAAGATGGAATTCTCACCGCCTATGAAATATCTCAAATGAATTTGTCCAACACAGAACTTGTTGTATTATCTGCATGTGAAACAGGCTTAGGAGACATACAAGGCAATGAAGGAGTGTATGGTTTGCAACGCGCATTTAAAATCGCCGGTGCAAAATATTTGATCATGTCACTGTGGCAGGTACCCGATAAACAAACATCACTCTTGATGACGACTTTCTATAAGAAATGGTTGCAAGAAAAAATGAGTATACCAGATGCATTTCATGCGGCGCAAAAAGAATTGCGTGACATCGGACTGGATCCATATCAATGGGCAGGATTTGTGTTGGTGGAATAG
- a CDS encoding tetratricopeptide repeat protein translates to MKFWVLCFIALISTQLTGQTPDSIAIKQVDSLVKVALDLNDKNDFDKALEVIADAEKIALEKLGRETLTYGNCTHHHARLCSFKGDYSEAVNWYL, encoded by the coding sequence ATGAAGTTCTGGGTTCTTTGTTTCATTGCCTTAATATCAACCCAACTTACTGGACAGACACCTGACTCGATAGCCATAAAGCAGGTGGATAGTCTCGTCAAGGTAGCCTTAGACCTCAACGACAAAAACGACTTTGACAAAGCACTTGAAGTCATTGCTGACGCCGAAAAAATCGCACTTGAAAAATTAGGACGGGAAACTTTAACCTACGGGAATTGTACTCACCACCATGCAAGATTGTGTTCATTTAAGGGTGATTATTCTGAAGCTGTGAATTGGTATTTATAG
- a CDS encoding CHAT domain-containing protein: MKSRFIFLLGFLFNHLAAQSVDSVAIKQVDSLIQVSLELRAKYDFDKALQVNAEAEKIALEKIGKQSVAYANVYFNQGKINYDKNDLPLAEKCYLESIAIWEKVQGKQNLDYIKRLSNLANLYRNMSYFQKSEELHLEAKAIIEKVLGKENFHYAWSLTNFANLYMDLGNYDKAEQLYIESNAITEKLFGRENPNFVMNLTNLANLHLRMGNYQKAEPLYLESIAIREKIQGKEHPNYARCLANLAILYDEIGNFEKAEPLYLESKAIREKTLGKEHPDYAQSLNGLANHYYQIGQYEKAELYHLEAKGIWEKVREREHPNYATILSNLALLYFQMGNFEKAEPLFLESKAINERTLGKEHPQYAHSLNGLGNLYNAKGNYENAEEFFLEAKGIWEKALGKEHPDYVFNLNNLAALYCFINEYEKAESLYLEISSIDKRLIVRAMHHLSEKELNNYLNQFSDRQNLNLSFTQHSNKGKILTVCYDNILFYKGFLVQAANQVKNLALSDTFATEKFNLLRSYGHRLAVEYSKPIVERIGVAELEEKANMLEKELTRMVAGYGEAMRQVNWKEVQRNLAAGEAAAEFVHYRFAGKQQSDSTMYAALLLLPGAQQPIFIPLFEEKQLDSLLKTSGERKADYVNGLYTLADRGAMAIEAPKKSLYELIWMPMEKELAGVKKIYFSPTGLLHRINLDAIPVSQMETLADKFQLIEVNSTRQLVIPNQKNIANQDAVLIGGIQYEQDSTIQNNEPVLVSRSRGELSFSSVDSTLRGSSWNSLAWTEWEVNSIEKIMQATGVAVSLKKGYGATEESFKNIGTNNSPFPRILHIATHGYFFPDPDRTISAAGRMSYDSTTSEGTAKAASSKPKVNFGINETVFKISDHPMLRSGLIMAGGNAAWQGKQTLKGRDDGILTAYEISQMNLSNTELVVLSACETGLGDIQGNEGVYGLQRAFKIAGAKYLIMSLWQVPDKQTSLLMTTFYKKWLEEKMSIPDAFHAAQKQLRDNGLDPYNWAGFVLVE, from the coding sequence ATGAAATCCAGGTTTATTTTTTTGCTGGGATTTTTATTCAATCATCTTGCTGCGCAATCTGTCGATTCTGTTGCTATCAAGCAGGTGGACAGCCTGATTCAGGTTTCACTCGAGCTTAGAGCCAAGTATGATTTTGACAAAGCGCTCCAAGTCAATGCCGAAGCTGAAAAAATTGCGCTTGAAAAAATTGGTAAACAGTCGGTGGCATATGCGAATGTCTACTTTAACCAAGGTAAGATTAATTATGACAAAAATGACTTGCCGTTGGCTGAAAAATGTTACCTTGAATCAATTGCTATTTGGGAAAAAGTACAGGGAAAGCAAAATCTGGATTATATCAAAAGACTTTCCAACCTGGCCAACCTTTATCGGAATATGAGCTACTTCCAAAAATCTGAAGAGCTACACTTAGAAGCCAAAGCTATTATCGAAAAAGTATTGGGAAAGGAAAATTTTCATTACGCTTGGAGTTTGACCAACTTTGCAAATCTATATATGGATTTGGGCAACTACGATAAAGCAGAACAGCTCTACATCGAATCTAATGCAATCACCGAAAAGTTGTTCGGAAGGGAGAATCCTAATTTTGTCATGAATCTTACAAACCTGGCAAACCTTCATTTGAGAATGGGTAATTACCAAAAAGCGGAGCCGCTTTATTTAGAATCAATAGCTATTAGGGAAAAAATACAGGGGAAAGAGCATCCCAATTATGCCAGGTGCCTGGCTAACCTTGCAATCCTTTATGATGAAATAGGCAACTTTGAAAAAGCAGAACCGCTCTACCTTGAATCTAAAGCTATCCGGGAAAAAACACTGGGCAAGGAACATCCCGATTATGCTCAAAGCCTGAACGGCCTCGCAAACCATTACTACCAAATCGGTCAGTACGAAAAAGCCGAACTGTACCACCTAGAAGCCAAAGGCATTTGGGAAAAAGTTCGTGAAAGGGAGCATCCAAATTATGCCACAATCCTCTCCAATCTAGCCTTGCTCTACTTTCAAATGGGTAACTTTGAAAAAGCGGAACCGCTCTTCCTTGAATCTAAAGCCATCAATGAAAGAACCCTTGGCAAGGAACATCCGCAATATGCCCATAGCCTCAACGGTCTGGGCAATTTGTACAATGCTAAAGGGAACTACGAAAATGCAGAAGAATTTTTCCTGGAAGCCAAAGGCATTTGGGAAAAAGCTCTTGGAAAGGAGCATCCCGATTATGTATTCAACTTGAACAACTTGGCTGCTCTGTATTGTTTTATAAACGAATACGAAAAAGCTGAATCGCTTTACCTGGAAATATCTTCTATCGACAAACGACTCATTGTAAGAGCAATGCACCATCTATCAGAAAAGGAACTGAACAACTACCTGAATCAATTTTCAGATAGACAAAACCTTAATCTTTCTTTTACCCAGCACTCCAACAAAGGAAAAATATTGACTGTCTGTTATGACAATATTCTTTTTTACAAGGGTTTCTTGGTTCAAGCTGCCAACCAGGTAAAAAATCTGGCCCTTTCCGACACATTTGCCACAGAAAAGTTCAACCTGCTGAGGTCATATGGTCATCGCCTTGCCGTTGAATATAGTAAGCCCATCGTAGAGCGAATAGGAGTAGCAGAACTTGAAGAAAAAGCCAATATGCTGGAAAAAGAACTGACGCGGATGGTGGCCGGATATGGTGAGGCGATGCGGCAGGTGAACTGGAAGGAAGTGCAGCGCAATCTGGCAGCTGGTGAAGCGGCTGCCGAGTTCGTCCACTATAGGTTTGCAGGGAAACAGCAAAGTGATAGTACGATGTACGCTGCCCTCTTGCTTTTACCAGGAGCCCAACAGCCCATCTTCATTCCACTCTTTGAAGAAAAGCAATTGGACAGTCTTTTGAAAACTTCCGGCGAACGAAAAGCAGATTATGTAAATGGATTATACACCCTTGCTGATCGTGGAGCAATGGCCATTGAGGCACCAAAAAAATCATTGTATGAATTGATCTGGATGCCAATGGAAAAGGAATTGGCTGGTGTCAAAAAAATTTATTTTTCACCAACAGGTTTACTGCATCGAATAAACCTTGATGCAATTCCTGTTTCTCAAATGGAAACATTAGCGGATAAATTTCAATTGATCGAGGTAAACAGCACCCGACAGTTGGTCATACCCAATCAAAAAAATATTGCCAACCAAGATGCTGTTTTGATTGGAGGAATTCAATATGAACAAGACAGTACTATTCAAAACAATGAACCTGTTCTTGTCTCTCGTTCCAGAGGCGAATTAAGCTTTTCATCCGTTGATTCAACCTTAAGAGGTAGCAGTTGGAATTCCCTTGCCTGGACAGAGTGGGAAGTAAATTCCATTGAGAAGATCATGCAAGCAACAGGGGTTGCAGTATCCCTTAAGAAAGGATATGGAGCGACAGAAGAATCATTTAAAAATATTGGAACAAACAATTCACCATTTCCAAGAATATTGCATATCGCAACACATGGTTACTTCTTTCCTGATCCTGACCGAACGATTTCTGCCGCAGGCAGAATGTCGTACGACAGTACGACAAGTGAGGGAACCGCGAAAGCGGCTTCTTCAAAGCCAAAAGTGAATTTTGGAATAAATGAAACCGTATTTAAAATCTCAGATCATCCCATGCTGCGTTCCGGATTGATCATGGCCGGAGGCAATGCAGCATGGCAGGGCAAACAAACATTGAAAGGTAGAGATGATGGAATATTGACCGCATATGAAATCTCGCAAATGAATTTATCGAATACAGAATTAGTAGTACTCTCTGCATGTGAAACAGGACTTGGTGATATTCAAGGAAATGAAGGAGTTTATGGTTTGCAACGCGCATTCAAAATCGCCGGAGCAAAATATTTGATCATGTCTTTGTGGCAAGTTCCGGATAAGCAGACTTCTTTATTGATGACGACTTTCTATAAAAAATGGTTGGAAGAAAAAATGTCGATTCCGGATGCATTTCATGCGGCGCAAAAACAATTACGCGATAATGGTCTGGATCCTTACAATTGGGCTGGGTTTGTGTTGGTGGAGTAA